A single genomic interval of Tsukamurella paurometabola harbors:
- a CDS encoding enoyl-CoA hydratase/isomerase family protein → MSDAEIVTTVAGGTGHIELNRPKALNALTMDMVHAIDAALQAWESDDAVTRVLITSASPKAYCAGGDIRAIRDQVVAGEDFTPFFRDEYDMNLRLAEFPKPVIALIDGVNMGGGVGVSIHGSHRVVSEKALIAMPEVAIGFLPDVGATYLLGRLPKGVGELMGMTAARIGAGDALAVGLATHFVPSSAMPDVKAALLAGEELDGVLARFGDTAPAATLPLDEIADVFGRDSVTEILAGLATTSGAWADTAREQLATACPTSVFVTFDLIQESRDRTLAQCLAEEAVVGARLVRRPDFVEGIRAVLIDKTRDPQFSPATMNDVEEREIEALLGS, encoded by the coding sequence GTGAGCGACGCCGAGATCGTCACCACCGTGGCCGGGGGCACCGGCCACATCGAGCTGAACCGTCCGAAGGCGCTCAACGCGCTCACCATGGACATGGTCCACGCGATCGACGCGGCACTGCAGGCCTGGGAGTCCGATGACGCCGTGACCCGCGTGCTCATCACCTCCGCCTCGCCCAAGGCCTACTGCGCGGGCGGCGATATCCGCGCCATCCGCGATCAGGTGGTGGCGGGGGAGGACTTCACCCCCTTCTTCCGCGACGAGTACGACATGAATCTGCGCCTCGCGGAGTTCCCCAAGCCCGTGATCGCCCTCATCGACGGCGTGAACATGGGTGGCGGCGTGGGCGTCTCGATCCACGGCTCGCATCGCGTGGTCTCCGAGAAGGCGCTGATCGCGATGCCCGAGGTCGCGATCGGCTTCCTCCCCGACGTCGGCGCCACGTACCTGCTGGGCCGCCTCCCGAAGGGCGTCGGTGAGCTCATGGGTATGACGGCGGCCCGGATCGGCGCCGGCGACGCGCTGGCCGTCGGGCTCGCGACGCACTTCGTGCCGTCCTCGGCCATGCCGGACGTCAAGGCCGCCCTCCTCGCCGGGGAGGAGCTCGACGGTGTGCTCGCCCGCTTCGGCGACACCGCCCCCGCTGCGACGCTCCCGCTCGACGAGATCGCCGACGTCTTCGGCCGCGACTCCGTGACCGAGATCCTCGCCGGCCTCGCGACGACCTCCGGCGCCTGGGCCGACACCGCCCGCGAGCAACTGGCCACGGCCTGCCCCACCTCGGTGTTCGTCACCTTCGATCTGATTCAGGAGTCGCGCGACCGCACTCTGGCGCAGTGCCTCGCCGAGGAGGCCGTCGTGGGTGCCCGCCTCGTCCGTCGGCCCGATTTCGTGGAGGGCATCCGCGCGGTGCTCATCGACAAGACCCGCGACCCGCAGTTCTCGCCCGCCACGATGAACGACGTCGAGGAGCGCGAGATCGAGGCCCTCCTCGGCTCCTGA
- a CDS encoding heavy-metal-associated domain-containing protein: MNPAAKLAIYGAGLVVAFGGAYGIAGAVVPDGAVAQWNAQADQGHGGHGAPAAAAPGAAAPLKGVALSTDGLTLSPVGAPRAVGEAGTLSFRIEDAAGAPVTAYTTTHEKDLHLIAVRSDGTLFRHVHPTLDRATGTWSVPWSWADAGTYRLYADFAPASGSPVTLSRTVEVAGRYTPADPAPSRIARVDGFTVALDGDLVAGASSPVTLRVTRDGAPVTALQPYLGAFGHLVALRQGDLAFLHVHPEGAEPKPGDTGGPAIAFQAQAPTAGRYLLYLDFQVDGVVRTASFVLDAAAPTAPQTPASAPASAAPADGHGGH, translated from the coding sequence ATGAACCCGGCGGCGAAACTCGCGATCTACGGCGCTGGCCTCGTGGTGGCCTTCGGCGGCGCGTACGGCATCGCCGGCGCGGTGGTGCCCGACGGCGCCGTCGCGCAGTGGAACGCGCAGGCGGACCAGGGGCACGGCGGGCACGGCGCCCCGGCGGCGGCCGCTCCCGGCGCCGCGGCCCCGCTCAAGGGCGTCGCCCTCAGCACCGACGGGCTCACCCTGTCGCCCGTCGGGGCGCCGCGCGCCGTGGGCGAGGCGGGCACCCTGAGCTTCCGCATCGAGGACGCCGCCGGTGCCCCCGTCACGGCGTACACGACGACGCACGAGAAGGACCTGCACCTCATCGCGGTCCGCTCCGACGGCACCCTGTTCCGGCACGTGCACCCGACCCTCGACCGCGCTACGGGCACCTGGTCGGTGCCCTGGAGCTGGGCCGACGCGGGCACGTACCGGCTCTACGCCGATTTCGCGCCCGCCTCCGGCTCCCCGGTCACGCTCTCGCGCACCGTCGAGGTCGCGGGTCGGTACACCCCCGCCGACCCGGCGCCCTCGCGCATCGCCCGGGTCGACGGCTTCACCGTCGCGCTCGACGGCGACCTCGTCGCCGGCGCGTCGAGCCCCGTCACGCTGCGGGTCACGCGCGACGGCGCGCCCGTCACGGCGCTGCAGCCCTACCTCGGGGCCTTCGGCCACCTCGTCGCGCTCCGCCAGGGCGACCTCGCGTTCCTGCACGTCCACCCCGAGGGTGCCGAACCGAAGCCCGGCGACACCGGCGGGCCCGCCATCGCCTTCCAGGCGCAGGCCCCCACCGCGGGGCGCTACCTGCTCTACCTGGACTTCCAGGTCGACGGGGTGGTCCGCACCGCGAGCTTCGTGCTCGACGCGGCCGCGCCCACCGCGCCGCAGACCCCGGCGTCCGCACCCGCATCCGCCGCGCCGGCCGACGGCCACGGCGGGCACTGA
- a CDS encoding ABC-F family ATP-binding cassette domain-containing protein, producing the protein MANLLGADALHLEYPTKTVFDSVSLGVNEGDRIGIVGRNGDGKSSLLGMLAGTREPDSGRVTRRGGVRVGVLTQTDLFDDDDTVGHAVVGDTEEHVWAGDPKVRDVIAGLLTDLPWDARLGELSGGQRRRVQLAQLLAGEHDVLILDEPTNHLDVEAIEWLAGHLKNRWPANQGGLLMVTHDRWILDEVCTATWEVHDRIVEPFEGGYAAYILQRVERDRQAASIEQKRQNLARKELAWLRRGAPARTSKPKFRIDAANALISDVPEIRNKTELQSLAVSRLGKDVVDILDVSVSYGEKQVLSDIEWRIAPGERTGILGVNGAGKSTLLGLIDGAVQPTTGTVKRGKTVKVQTLTQRLDELEQHWDDPVRVVLANLATSFTVGSGSKAQELTPAQLLERLGFASAQLSTPVKDLSGGQKRRLQLLLILLDSPNVLILDEPTNDLDTDMLAAMEDLLDSWPGTLIVVSHDRYFLERVTDQQYGILDRRLRHLPGGVDEYLALRRAQHGAGSGSGSGRAGSTVTATPAEPGLSGAELRAAQKEVASVERRMTKLTEQVEKAKLALAEHDQGDYAGLAEEMKKISALEDELAEQELRWLELSEALE; encoded by the coding sequence ATGGCGAATCTTCTCGGCGCGGACGCGCTGCACCTCGAGTACCCGACCAAGACGGTCTTCGATTCGGTGTCCCTCGGCGTCAACGAGGGCGACCGGATCGGCATCGTCGGCCGCAACGGCGACGGCAAGTCCAGCCTGCTCGGCATGCTGGCCGGCACCCGCGAGCCCGACTCCGGCCGCGTGACCCGACGGGGCGGGGTCCGGGTGGGCGTGCTCACCCAGACCGACCTGTTCGACGACGACGACACCGTCGGGCACGCCGTCGTCGGCGACACCGAGGAGCACGTCTGGGCCGGCGACCCGAAGGTGCGCGACGTCATCGCCGGCCTGCTCACCGACCTCCCGTGGGACGCGCGGCTCGGCGAGCTGTCCGGCGGTCAGCGGCGCCGCGTGCAGCTCGCGCAGCTCCTCGCCGGCGAGCACGACGTGCTGATCCTCGACGAGCCGACCAACCACCTGGACGTCGAGGCCATCGAGTGGCTCGCCGGCCACCTCAAGAACCGCTGGCCCGCGAACCAGGGCGGCCTGCTCATGGTGACCCACGACCGGTGGATCCTCGACGAGGTCTGCACCGCGACGTGGGAGGTGCACGACCGCATCGTCGAGCCCTTCGAGGGCGGCTACGCCGCGTACATCCTGCAGCGCGTGGAGCGCGACCGGCAGGCGGCGTCCATCGAGCAGAAGCGGCAGAACCTCGCCCGCAAGGAGCTGGCCTGGCTGCGCCGCGGCGCCCCCGCCCGCACGAGCAAGCCGAAGTTCCGGATCGACGCGGCGAACGCCCTCATCTCCGACGTCCCGGAGATCCGCAACAAGACCGAATTGCAGTCGCTCGCGGTCTCCCGGCTCGGGAAGGACGTCGTGGACATCCTCGACGTCTCGGTGAGCTACGGCGAGAAGCAGGTGCTCAGCGACATCGAGTGGCGCATCGCCCCCGGCGAGCGCACCGGCATCCTCGGCGTCAACGGCGCGGGCAAGTCGACGCTGCTCGGGCTGATCGACGGTGCGGTGCAGCCCACGACCGGCACCGTCAAGCGCGGCAAGACCGTCAAGGTGCAGACGCTGACGCAGCGCCTCGACGAACTCGAACAGCACTGGGACGATCCCGTACGGGTGGTGCTGGCGAACCTCGCCACGAGCTTCACCGTGGGCAGCGGCTCCAAGGCGCAGGAGCTCACGCCGGCGCAGCTGCTGGAGCGGCTGGGCTTCGCATCGGCGCAGCTCTCGACGCCGGTCAAGGACCTCTCGGGCGGGCAGAAGCGTCGCCTGCAGCTGCTGCTCATCCTGCTGGATTCGCCCAACGTGCTCATCCTCGACGAGCCGACCAACGACCTGGACACCGACATGCTGGCCGCGATGGAGGACCTCCTCGACTCGTGGCCGGGCACGCTCATCGTCGTCTCCCACGACCGCTACTTCCTCGAGCGCGTCACCGACCAGCAGTACGGCATCCTCGATCGGCGGCTGCGGCACCTGCCCGGCGGCGTGGACGAGTACCTGGCCCTGCGGCGCGCTCAGCACGGTGCGGGTTCGGGATCCGGTTCCGGCCGTGCGGGTTCGACGGTGACCGCCACCCCCGCCGAGCCCGGGCTGAGCGGCGCGGAGCTGCGGGCCGCGCAGAAGGAGGTCGCCTCCGTCGAGCGCCGGATGACGAAGCTGACCGAGCAGGTCGAGAAGGCGAAACTGGCACTCGCCGAGCACGATCAGGGCGACTACGCGGGCCTCGCCGAGGAGATGAAGAAGATCTCCGCGCTGGAGGACGAGCTCGCGGAGCAGGAGCTGCGCTGGCTGGAGCTGTCGGAGGCGCTGGAGTAG
- a CDS encoding 4-(cytidine 5'-diphospho)-2-C-methyl-D-erythritol kinase, translated as MLSVVPTPLTVRAPAKVNLHLGVGDVRPDGFHELVTVFQALSLHDDVTLTPSDALSLHVTGDGARDVPTDPTNLAARAVVALAERYDRDPNMRIDIAKGIPVAGGMAGGSADAAAALLGAATLWGLDIGRDELDEVAATLGSDVPFSLHGHTALGTGRGERLIPALARGEFHWTLALARDGLSTPAVYHELDRLREAGDPPRAGSPDALLAAVASGDPHRLAPLLVNDLQAAALSLQPGLRRTLRAGMEAGALAGIVSGSGPTCAFLCASADDAVDVGTELAGAGVCRTVRVASGPVPGATVVP; from the coding sequence GTGCTTTCCGTGGTTCCGACCCCCCTGACCGTGCGGGCGCCCGCCAAGGTGAACCTTCACCTCGGGGTGGGCGACGTGCGGCCCGACGGCTTCCACGAGCTGGTCACCGTCTTCCAGGCGCTCTCCCTGCACGACGATGTGACCCTCACCCCGTCGGACGCGCTGTCGCTCCACGTGACGGGCGACGGGGCCCGCGACGTGCCGACGGACCCGACCAATCTCGCCGCGCGGGCCGTGGTCGCGCTTGCCGAGCGGTACGACCGGGACCCGAACATGCGCATCGACATCGCCAAGGGCATTCCCGTCGCCGGCGGCATGGCCGGCGGTTCCGCGGACGCCGCGGCCGCGCTGCTCGGCGCCGCCACGCTGTGGGGGCTCGACATCGGCCGCGACGAGCTCGACGAGGTGGCCGCGACGCTCGGCTCCGACGTGCCCTTCTCCCTGCACGGCCACACGGCGCTCGGCACCGGCCGCGGCGAACGGCTCATCCCCGCGCTCGCCCGCGGCGAGTTCCACTGGACGCTCGCCCTCGCGCGTGACGGGCTGAGTACCCCCGCGGTGTATCACGAGCTCGACCGGCTGCGGGAGGCCGGCGATCCGCCGCGCGCGGGTAGCCCCGACGCGTTGCTGGCCGCTGTGGCCTCGGGCGATCCGCACCGCCTCGCGCCGCTGCTGGTCAATGACCTGCAGGCCGCGGCCCTGTCGCTGCAGCCGGGCCTGCGGCGCACGCTGCGCGCGGGCATGGAGGCGGGCGCGCTCGCGGGCATCGTCTCCGGCAGCGGCCCCACCTGCGCCTTCCTGTGTGCGAGTGCCGACGACGCGGTCGACGTGGGCACCGAACTCGCCGGCGCCGGCGTCTGCCGGACGGTGCGTGTGGCCTCCGGTCCCGTGCCGGGCGCCACCGTCGTGCCGTAG
- the rsmA gene encoding 16S rRNA (adenine(1518)-N(6)/adenine(1519)-N(6))-dimethyltransferase RsmA — protein MTGAEFKNQARLLGPAEIRGLAEQLSVRPTKTLGQNFVHDPNTVRKIVAAADVRPDDVALEVGPGLGSLTLALLDAVSSVTAIEIDPVLAEQLPKTVAERAPELARNLTVIGEDALTVTGAQVSAAGSPTVLVANLPYNVSVPVLLHLLAEVPTLRTVLVMVQLEVADRLAAAPGSRVYGVPSVKAAYYGRVRKAGTVGRAVFWPEPNVESGLVRIDLHGPDGRPDVDRARLWAAVDAAFAQRRKTLRAALAGWAGSPAAAEELLVAAGIDPRERGEKLSVEQFSALAAARPAAPAP, from the coding sequence GTGACCGGCGCCGAATTCAAGAATCAGGCACGACTGCTCGGCCCCGCGGAGATCCGCGGCCTGGCCGAGCAGTTGTCCGTTCGTCCCACGAAGACGCTGGGGCAGAACTTCGTGCACGATCCGAACACGGTCCGCAAGATCGTCGCCGCGGCCGACGTGCGGCCCGACGATGTCGCGCTCGAGGTGGGGCCGGGCCTCGGGTCGCTCACCCTCGCGCTGCTCGACGCCGTCTCCTCCGTGACCGCCATCGAGATCGATCCCGTTCTCGCGGAACAGCTCCCGAAGACGGTGGCCGAGCGCGCCCCCGAACTCGCCCGCAACCTCACGGTGATCGGCGAGGACGCGCTCACGGTGACCGGTGCGCAGGTGTCCGCCGCGGGGTCCCCGACGGTGCTCGTCGCGAACCTCCCGTACAACGTCTCGGTGCCGGTGCTGCTGCACCTGTTGGCGGAGGTCCCGACGCTGCGCACCGTGCTCGTGATGGTGCAGCTCGAGGTGGCGGACCGGCTCGCCGCGGCGCCGGGGTCGCGCGTCTACGGCGTCCCGTCGGTCAAGGCGGCGTACTACGGGCGCGTGCGTAAGGCGGGCACCGTCGGGCGGGCGGTGTTCTGGCCCGAACCCAACGTCGAATCCGGGCTGGTGCGGATCGACCTGCACGGCCCCGACGGCCGGCCCGACGTGGACCGCGCCCGCCTGTGGGCGGCGGTCGATGCGGCCTTCGCGCAGCGCCGCAAGACCCTGCGCGCCGCGCTCGCGGGCTGGGCCGGATCTCCCGCCGCGGCCGAGGAACTGCTGGTCGCGGCCGGTATCGACCCGCGTGAGCGGGGCGAGAAGCTCTCGGTCGAGCAGTTCTCCGCGCTCGCCGCCGCTCGGCCCGCGGCGCCCGCCCCGTAG
- a CDS encoding PaaI family thioesterase, whose amino-acid sequence MAISPDQLDAAADGSEIMKQFVPASPFVALLGVQLEEITDGAATLLVPYRPELTTVGTMMHGGLIAAAADIGVMVAAWAGRPVPDKLRGVTASLSVNFIAPLIEDGLRVRAHRLSTGRRTSHVRCDMFSQTGDVLVASATGTYQVG is encoded by the coding sequence ATGGCCATCTCACCTGATCAGCTCGACGCCGCCGCCGACGGCTCCGAGATCATGAAGCAGTTCGTGCCCGCGTCGCCTTTCGTGGCGCTGCTCGGCGTGCAGTTGGAGGAGATCACCGACGGCGCCGCAACACTTCTCGTGCCGTACCGGCCGGAGCTCACGACGGTCGGCACGATGATGCACGGCGGCCTCATCGCCGCGGCGGCGGACATCGGCGTGATGGTCGCGGCCTGGGCCGGCCGCCCCGTGCCGGACAAACTGCGCGGCGTCACCGCCTCGCTGTCGGTGAACTTCATCGCGCCGCTCATCGAGGACGGCCTGCGGGTGCGCGCACACCGCCTGTCCACCGGCCGGAGGACCAGCCACGTGCGGTGCGACATGTTCTCGCAGACCGGCGACGTTCTGGTCGCGAGCGCCACCGGCACCTACCAGGTGGGCTGA
- a CDS encoding HD domain-containing protein: MTPGELSLGRRLVLMAQAAAIAGVRIPQAAAGPRGDLGRDRGPTSLPGGADAARAYELAVGTLDAPVLAHSLRCWEWARVLAPAPVDEEELFIACLLHDLHLGGPEDTRFGCFAAHGGSTARSLVPGPSGERIARAVERHFDPIASREPLAGALHDAAHLDVAGYRAAELDRRFAEMVCAHYPRDGFATAFLAAIAHEAAVRPRSVAAAMRWAGIALPVRLNPLDRLPGPVPR; this comes from the coding sequence ATGACGCCGGGCGAGCTGTCGCTCGGGCGGCGGCTCGTTCTGATGGCGCAGGCCGCGGCGATCGCCGGCGTCAGGATCCCGCAGGCGGCGGCAGGGCCGCGTGGGGATCTGGGCCGGGACCGCGGCCCCACCTCGCTCCCCGGCGGCGCGGACGCCGCGCGAGCGTACGAGCTCGCCGTGGGGACGCTGGACGCACCGGTACTCGCGCACAGCCTCCGCTGCTGGGAGTGGGCCCGCGTCCTCGCGCCGGCGCCGGTCGACGAGGAGGAGCTGTTCATCGCGTGCCTGCTCCACGACCTGCACCTGGGTGGGCCCGAGGACACGCGGTTCGGCTGCTTCGCCGCGCACGGCGGATCGACGGCGCGGTCCCTCGTCCCGGGCCCCAGCGGCGAGCGGATCGCACGGGCCGTCGAGCGCCACTTCGACCCGATCGCCTCCCGCGAACCGCTCGCGGGAGCCCTGCATGACGCGGCGCACCTCGATGTGGCCGGATACCGTGCGGCGGAACTGGATCGACGGTTCGCGGAGATGGTGTGCGCGCACTACCCCCGCGACGGCTTCGCAACGGCCTTCCTCGCCGCGATCGCCCATGAGGCGGCGGTGCGGCCGCGCTCAGTGGCCGCGGCGATGCGATGGGCGGGGATCGCCCTGCCGGTGCGGCTCAATCCCCTCGACCGGCTGCCCGGTCCCGTCCCGCGCTGA
- a CDS encoding TetR/AcrR family transcriptional regulator — protein sequence MESLLTEPSDKRRRRTRAALLDAARALYARPQGYRGTSVDELAAAADVALTSIYSNFPGGKADLYAVLACRIGREHVAAMAAAVGTATGADAARLAFDEYLDFHRREPMAFRLLGLTDVHGEGSETVRAARREVRGYLSQALELVIGAVGEPAGPARAEVIQCWAGINGLLALAARGLIGTTEAEVLIADVRRRSESRLEASR from the coding sequence ATGGAATCGCTTCTGACGGAACCCTCCGACAAGCGCCGCCGCCGCACACGCGCCGCGCTCCTCGACGCCGCCCGCGCCCTCTACGCCCGGCCTCAGGGATATCGGGGGACCTCGGTCGACGAGCTCGCTGCGGCCGCCGACGTCGCGCTGACCAGCATCTACTCGAACTTCCCCGGCGGGAAGGCGGACCTGTACGCCGTGCTCGCGTGCCGGATCGGCCGCGAGCACGTGGCCGCGATGGCGGCGGCGGTCGGTACGGCGACGGGGGCCGACGCCGCGCGGCTCGCCTTCGACGAGTATCTCGACTTCCACCGTCGCGAGCCGATGGCCTTCCGGCTGCTCGGCCTCACCGACGTGCACGGCGAGGGCTCGGAGACGGTCCGCGCCGCCCGCCGCGAGGTCCGCGGCTACCTGTCGCAGGCCCTGGAACTGGTGATCGGCGCCGTCGGCGAACCCGCGGGTCCGGCGCGGGCCGAGGTGATCCAGTGCTGGGCCGGCATCAACGGTCTCCTCGCCCTCGCCGCGCGCGGCCTGATCGGGACGACCGAGGCGGAGGTGTTGATCGCCGACGTGCGCCGCCGGTCGGAGTCGCGGCTGGAGGCGTCCCGATGA
- a CDS encoding heavy metal translocating P-type ATPase yields MSTPGTTGGAPIELDIGGMTCASCANRIERRLNKIDGVSATVNYATEKAKVLAPEGVDAQRLIDEVAAAGYRATPVGTAPSNPEGDDASPADAELASLRTRLLGAVVLGVPVIAMAMVPALQFTSWQWASLALASPVILWGAWPFHKAAWANLKHGTATMDTLISMGTLSAFLWSLYALFLGTAGEPGMKHPFSLTLAPSDGAANIYLEVAAGVTMFILAGRYFEKRSKRRAGAALRALLELGAKEVSVLRDGAEVKIGVDELRADDEFVVRPGEKIATDGVVVSGTSAVDASMLTGESVPVEVGPGDAVTGATVNAGGRLVVRATRVGADTQLAQMARLVEEAQTGKAEVQRLADRISGVFVPIVIAIAAIALGGWLGAGFPASAAFTAAVAVLVIACPCALGLATPTALLVGTGRGAQLGVLIKGPEVLESTRRVDTVVLDKTGTVTTGRMTLVDVIAEEGVDRLDVLRYAGALEDASEHPIAQAIAKGAAAKLGSLAPVEGFANIEGQGVQGVVDGHGVIVGRESLLADWALRLSDGLAAAKADAKAQGATVVAVGWDGAARGILVVSDTVKPTSAEAIRELRALGLTPVLLTGDNEAAARRIGAEVGIDEVIAEVMPQDKVTVVTSLQAQGRVVAMVGDGVNDAPALAAADLGLAMGTGTDVAIEAADITLVRGDLRAAVDAIRLSRSTLRTIKTNLFWAFAYNVAAIPVAALGMLNPMLAGAAMAFSSVFVVGNSLRLRGFRSAAGPEAATPPVSPTTTCPVMVGNPVVKADAEAAGLFRDYDGERYFFCCPSCAPKFDADPAKYAANVA; encoded by the coding sequence ATGAGCACACCCGGCACCACCGGCGGCGCGCCCATCGAACTGGACATCGGTGGCATGACCTGCGCCTCGTGCGCGAACCGGATCGAGCGGCGCCTGAACAAGATCGACGGCGTGAGCGCCACGGTCAACTACGCCACCGAGAAGGCGAAGGTGCTCGCGCCCGAGGGCGTCGACGCGCAACGCCTGATCGACGAGGTCGCTGCCGCCGGGTACCGGGCGACGCCGGTGGGGACGGCACCGTCGAACCCGGAGGGGGACGACGCCTCCCCGGCCGATGCCGAGCTGGCGTCGCTGCGCACCCGGCTCCTCGGCGCCGTCGTGCTCGGCGTGCCGGTCATCGCCATGGCGATGGTGCCCGCGCTGCAGTTCACCTCCTGGCAGTGGGCGTCGCTGGCCCTGGCATCGCCCGTGATCCTGTGGGGCGCATGGCCCTTCCACAAGGCGGCGTGGGCCAACCTCAAGCACGGCACGGCCACGATGGACACCCTCATCTCGATGGGCACGCTGTCGGCGTTCCTGTGGTCGCTGTACGCGCTCTTCCTGGGCACGGCGGGGGAGCCGGGCATGAAGCACCCCTTCAGCCTCACGCTCGCGCCGTCCGACGGTGCCGCGAACATCTACCTCGAGGTGGCCGCCGGCGTCACGATGTTCATCCTCGCGGGGCGCTACTTCGAGAAGCGCTCCAAGCGGCGGGCGGGGGCGGCGCTGCGCGCGCTGCTCGAGCTCGGTGCCAAGGAGGTGTCCGTCCTGCGCGACGGGGCCGAGGTGAAGATCGGCGTCGACGAGCTGCGCGCGGACGACGAGTTCGTCGTGCGGCCCGGGGAGAAGATCGCCACGGACGGCGTGGTCGTCTCCGGCACCTCCGCGGTCGACGCCTCGATGCTCACCGGCGAATCGGTGCCCGTCGAGGTCGGCCCCGGCGACGCGGTCACGGGTGCCACCGTCAACGCGGGCGGGCGCCTCGTGGTGCGGGCCACCCGCGTCGGCGCGGACACGCAGCTCGCGCAGATGGCACGGCTCGTGGAGGAGGCGCAGACCGGTAAGGCCGAGGTCCAGCGCCTGGCCGATCGGATCTCCGGCGTCTTCGTGCCGATCGTCATCGCGATCGCCGCGATCGCGTTGGGCGGCTGGCTCGGCGCGGGCTTCCCGGCCTCCGCGGCCTTCACCGCCGCGGTCGCCGTGCTCGTCATCGCCTGCCCGTGTGCGCTGGGCCTGGCCACCCCGACGGCGCTGCTCGTCGGCACCGGCCGTGGTGCGCAGCTGGGCGTGCTCATCAAGGGCCCCGAGGTCCTCGAGTCGACCCGCCGCGTCGACACCGTGGTGCTCGACAAGACGGGCACCGTGACCACCGGCCGGATGACCCTGGTCGACGTGATCGCCGAGGAGGGCGTCGACCGGCTCGACGTGCTCCGCTACGCCGGCGCACTGGAGGACGCCTCCGAGCACCCGATCGCGCAGGCGATCGCCAAGGGGGCGGCCGCGAAGCTCGGATCGCTCGCGCCCGTCGAGGGTTTCGCGAACATCGAGGGGCAGGGCGTGCAGGGCGTCGTCGACGGTCACGGCGTGATCGTGGGCCGTGAATCGCTCCTCGCCGACTGGGCGCTGCGCCTGTCCGACGGGCTCGCCGCGGCCAAGGCGGACGCCAAGGCGCAGGGCGCGACGGTCGTTGCCGTCGGCTGGGACGGTGCCGCGCGGGGGATCCTGGTCGTCTCCGACACCGTGAAACCCACCAGCGCGGAGGCGATCCGGGAACTGCGGGCGCTGGGCCTGACACCCGTGCTGCTCACCGGCGACAACGAGGCCGCCGCCCGGAGGATCGGCGCGGAGGTGGGCATCGACGAGGTGATCGCCGAGGTCATGCCGCAGGACAAGGTGACCGTGGTGACCAGCCTGCAGGCGCAGGGCCGCGTGGTGGCGATGGTCGGCGACGGCGTCAACGACGCCCCCGCACTCGCCGCCGCCGACCTGGGACTGGCGATGGGCACGGGCACGGACGTCGCGATCGAGGCCGCGGACATCACCCTGGTGCGCGGTGACCTGCGCGCCGCGGTCGACGCGATCCGCCTGTCGCGCAGCACGCTCCGCACGATCAAGACGAACCTGTTCTGGGCGTTCGCCTACAACGTCGCGGCCATCCCGGTGGCGGCCCTGGGCATGCTCAACCCGATGCTCGCCGGCGCGGCGATGGCCTTCTCCAGCGTCTTCGTCGTCGGCAACAGCCTGCGCCTGCGCGGATTCCGCAGCGCCGCGGGGCCGGAGGCGGCGACGCCGCCGGTGAGCCCCACGACCACCTGCCCGGTCATGGTCGGCAATCCGGTGGTCAAGGCGGACGCCGAGGCGGCCGGGCTGTTCCGCGATTACGACGGCGAGCGGTACTTCTTCTGCTGCCCCTCGTGCGCCCCGAAGTTCGACGCCGACCCGGCGAAGTACGCGGCGAACGTCGCCTGA
- a CDS encoding LysE family translocator: protein MVSWTAVAGMVVTALAMVLTPGPNMIYLVSRSISQGRTAGLISLAGTGVGFVVYLTLANVGLAVVFVAVPWLFMGFKAAGALYLGYLAFQALRPGGRGLFETADLPRDSNGKLFRMGLVTNLLNPKAAIMYLALIPQFIDPARGHTAAQGFLLGGVQITVSMLVNAAIVVAAGAVAALIARRPSWAAWQRRITGTLLGAVALLLAREVPQRARV from the coding sequence ATCGTTTCGTGGACCGCCGTGGCGGGAATGGTGGTGACGGCGTTGGCGATGGTGCTCACGCCGGGGCCGAACATGATCTACCTCGTCTCGCGCAGCATCAGCCAGGGTCGCACCGCGGGCCTGATCTCGTTGGCGGGCACCGGGGTGGGCTTCGTCGTCTACCTCACCCTCGCGAACGTCGGGCTCGCCGTGGTGTTCGTCGCGGTGCCGTGGCTGTTCATGGGCTTCAAGGCCGCCGGCGCGCTGTACCTCGGCTACCTCGCCTTTCAGGCGCTGCGGCCCGGAGGGCGGGGGCTGTTCGAGACCGCGGACCTGCCGCGTGATTCGAACGGCAAGCTGTTCCGCATGGGGCTCGTCACCAACCTGCTCAATCCGAAGGCGGCGATCATGTACCTCGCGCTGATCCCGCAGTTCATCGATCCCGCGCGCGGGCACACCGCGGCGCAGGGATTTCTCCTCGGCGGCGTGCAGATCACGGTGTCGATGCTGGTCAACGCCGCGATCGTGGTCGCGGCGGGCGCGGTGGCCGCGCTCATCGCACGGCGCCCGTCGTGGGCCGCGTGGCAGCGCCGGATCACCGGCACCCTGCTCGGCGCCGTCGCGCTGCTCCTCGCCCGCGAGGTCCCGCAGCGCGCCCGCGTGTGA